In Sphingomonas sp. PAMC26645, one DNA window encodes the following:
- a CDS encoding oxidoreductase, with amino-acid sequence MTDERACPVRVGLIGYGFSGKTFHAPLIASVAGLELRAVSSSDAGKVQADFPGMAVHADPHALIAAEDIDLVVIATPNETHAPLAQAAIATGKHVVIDKPFTLDLDEARGLVALAEDRGVLLSVFHNRRWDSDFLTVRAAIDAGIVGDVTHFESHFDRFRPDVRDRWRERSGPGSGVWYDLGPHLVHQALLLFGLPDTVQASIATQRPGAMTDDWAHVVLSYGHRRVILQASMLVAGGVDRFTVHGTAGSMTKHCADRQEAQLLSGMRPGDANWGEDPDPLVIHVANGQREQRAIPGDQRHYYRGIAAAVRGAARNPVAPIEALAVMAVVEAAFLSAKTGATTALALTDRERDAAARALSSATVQI; translated from the coding sequence ATGACGGACGAGCGAGCCTGCCCCGTGCGCGTCGGGCTGATCGGATACGGGTTCTCGGGCAAGACCTTCCATGCCCCGTTGATAGCATCGGTCGCGGGGCTCGAACTTCGCGCGGTGTCGTCCAGCGATGCCGGGAAAGTGCAGGCGGACTTTCCGGGGATGGCGGTCCACGCCGATCCGCACGCGCTGATCGCGGCCGAGGACATCGACCTCGTCGTGATCGCCACGCCGAACGAAACGCATGCACCGCTCGCGCAGGCAGCGATCGCGACGGGGAAGCACGTCGTGATCGACAAGCCGTTCACGCTCGACCTCGACGAAGCGCGCGGGCTTGTCGCGCTGGCGGAAGATCGGGGCGTGCTGTTGTCCGTCTTCCACAACCGGCGCTGGGACAGCGATTTCCTCACCGTTCGCGCCGCGATCGACGCAGGCATCGTCGGCGACGTCACGCATTTCGAATCGCATTTCGACCGGTTCCGGCCGGACGTCCGCGACCGCTGGCGCGAGCGGTCGGGCCCGGGCAGCGGCGTCTGGTACGATCTCGGTCCGCATCTGGTCCATCAGGCATTGCTCCTGTTCGGCCTGCCGGACACGGTCCAGGCATCGATCGCGACGCAGCGGCCGGGCGCGATGACGGACGATTGGGCGCACGTCGTCCTGTCCTATGGCCATCGCCGCGTGATCCTCCAGGCGAGCATGCTTGTCGCGGGCGGCGTCGACCGGTTCACCGTGCACGGCACCGCCGGCAGCATGACGAAGCACTGCGCCGACCGCCAGGAGGCGCAACTTCTAAGCGGAATGCGGCCGGGCGACGCGAACTGGGGCGAGGATCCCGATCCGCTCGTGATCCACGTCGCCAACGGGCAACGCGAACAGCGCGCGATACCCGGCGACCAGCGCCATTATTATCGGGGCATCGCGGCGGCGGTTCGGGGAGCCGCGAGAAATCCGGTCGCGCCGATCGAAGCGTTGGCGGTGATGGCCGTCGTCGAGGCGGCGTTCCTGTCCGCAAAGACCGGCGCGACGACGGCATTGGCGCTGACCGATCGCGAGCGGGACGCCGCAGCCCGCGCGTTATCGTCCGCGACTGTACAAATCTGA
- a CDS encoding heme exporter protein CcmB yields MIALIRRDLHRSVSSGGATLVVAFFLLVATLFPFAIGPDAALLARIGGGVIWTAALLAALLPVERLVGPDLEAGVFDQFVVRGMSLALVAFAKTIAHWLSFGPPLMLAAMIAAGLLNLSADTLLRVEIGLLIGTPGLAALAVATSTLVAGVRGGGAVTGLVMLPLAVPLLIFGAGSLDPAGGAGAVKLLAAVSLVLVAGAPFLAAAAIRAGMD; encoded by the coding sequence GTGATCGCGCTGATTCGCCGCGATCTGCATCGCAGCGTGTCAAGCGGCGGCGCGACGCTGGTGGTCGCGTTCTTCCTGCTGGTCGCGACGCTGTTCCCGTTCGCGATCGGCCCCGACGCGGCGTTGCTCGCGCGGATCGGCGGCGGGGTGATCTGGACGGCAGCGCTGCTTGCCGCCTTGCTGCCGGTCGAGCGCCTCGTCGGTCCCGATCTGGAGGCGGGGGTGTTCGACCAGTTCGTCGTCCGCGGGATGTCGCTCGCGCTGGTCGCCTTCGCGAAGACGATCGCGCACTGGCTGAGCTTCGGCCCCCCCCTGATGCTCGCTGCGATGATCGCCGCCGGCCTGCTCAACCTGTCGGCCGACACGCTGCTCCGCGTCGAGATCGGCTTGCTGATCGGCACGCCCGGCCTCGCCGCACTCGCGGTCGCGACGAGTACGCTGGTCGCGGGCGTGCGTGGCGGCGGGGCGGTGACGGGCCTCGTGATGCTGCCGCTCGCGGTACCATTGCTGATCTTCGGCGCGGGGTCGCTTGATCCGGCCGGCGGTGCGGGCGCGGTGAAGCTGCTCGCCGCGGTCAGCCTCGTGCTCGTCGCGGGTGCGCCGTTCCTTGCGGCGGCGGCGATCCGCGCGGGCATGGACTGA